A single Streptococcus thermophilus DNA region contains:
- a CDS encoding DUF4931 domain-containing protein produces MEPLIFNTSIAKKKPSNSNECPFCHLNQLTNIIDKNDGLIWLDNKYNTIENTYQTLIIESEDHYGDISNYSYAYNRRVINYIIKSFLKLSNQSRFKSVAMFKNYGPLSGGSLRHPHTQIVGFENKDIYSEISEESFLGYKIYDNKYVSVNISTKPTMGYCEFNIKSRTSYIDKTSDVIKDVVGFILKKYFNKSCDSYNLFFFLQNNNLICKVVPRFIVSPYYVGYRVSQVNNTERIKDIKYEFLNYVKECHFEK; encoded by the coding sequence ATGGAACCTTTAATTTTTAATACCTCGATTGCTAAGAAAAAACCATCAAATTCAAATGAATGTCCATTTTGTCATTTAAACCAATTAACAAATATTATTGATAAAAATGATGGATTGATTTGGTTAGATAATAAATATAATACAATCGAAAACACCTATCAGACATTAATAATTGAATCTGAAGATCATTACGGAGATATTTCAAATTATAGCTACGCCTATAATAGAAGAGTGATTAACTATATTATTAAATCTTTTCTAAAATTGAGTAACCAATCTCGTTTTAAAAGCGTAGCAATGTTCAAAAACTATGGACCATTATCTGGTGGAAGTTTAAGGCACCCACATACTCAGATTGTGGGATTTGAAAATAAAGACATCTATTCAGAGATCAGTGAAGAGTCTTTTTTAGGTTATAAAATTTATGACAACAAATACGTCTCCGTAAATATCTCAACTAAACCTACAATGGGTTATTGCGAATTTAATATTAAATCTAGAACTTCCTATATTGACAAAACATCTGATGTTATTAAAGATGTAGTAGGATTTATCCTTAAAAAATACTTCAATAAATCTTGTGATTCGTATAATCTTTTTTTCTTTCTTCAAAATAACAATCTGATTTGTAAAGTAGTCCCTCGTTTTATAGTTTCCCCCTATTATGTTGGCTATAGGGTTTCACAAGTCAACAATACTGA